The region ttatgttggtacataggaATAAGAtctaaggtcttgtcaaacacaaaaatctaactaatgaattcttttctcaccccctcactctatatttttcatcaaacatcattttgaccaaaacacttgcacacaaaaaagggctccctaggagtacataggatactttgggtgctaacaccttccctctgtgtaaccaacccccttacctgtaatctctgacatcttattagttttgatttgaaaacttcttatctttgggttttgttcgtactttttcccttttcctttggaaataataaaagcgtggtggcgactctggttttattgacgtcaagtttatccatagcttgatggccatgaatttatcgctacaacCTCCAATGCCTGCCACGTCACTTAAGTTTTAAAGGAACGAGGTTTGTCATTCCCCTAATGACGTTCGGATTATCATACAGAATGTAGTTCTGCATAATGGGCAGTTTTTCCAGCAGTTTCTCAACCGCCACTCCCTCCACTAGGCCTGCACGTTCCAAGCAGTTACCAAGGGCCTGAACTCTATATATAGAGCCATTTTTGGAGTGTTTGGCATCCATCAAATTCCCGCGGAATCTCTATCAAAATTTATTCTTAGTTTTAGGTAGAAAATTACCTGTAAAATGACAATGACTCACATCGAGGGATTCTTACACCTTTTTCATTTCCGTATCATTTGTACTTTGGATCAAGAACAAGCTTGCCGCCATTTTCAAGTTCAAGTTTCATTTTACGTAATTTCAGGGTTTTTCTACCGCTTTTAATATTTGTATGCTTTGCCGATTTTCATTACTTGCATGCCATGCTATTCTCAGTTTTAAATGCTTTAATCATGTTGCTTTCAATTAATACCATGCCTTGCTAAATTATCTTGAGTCTGGCGTATGAGGACCGTCGTTACCGACAAGACTCAATAGAAATAATAGGTGCGAATATATGATTTAATTATGTTTTGGCCTTAGTTTCCAAATGTATGTTTTATTGTTTTGGCACGAGAGTGAAGAACAAATCAAGGTtgatagcgcgagagtgtgaggaAGGAACCAGATAGTGGAAACTAGACATCAATCCTAAAAACAACGAGAGCACTTTAGGCATCGTTTAGGATCTTATTTACTTTCAAAATACGCTTTTTAATTAGAACGGGCGAGCGAGAGCAAAATCCTGTGGTTAAGAGGTGTGGTCTTTGTCGATAGCGTGAGAGTGTGAGACGGGACCTTTAAGTCGATATTTTTTACATAATGTGATAGAGTCGTATTTAGTACCCGAGTTCAACCTAAGCCCTTAGGAACACTGAATCCATATTTCGGGCTCGTTTTATCATAACTTTTAAACCTTTAGAAATTAGTATCTTTATTCCCATTCATAACCTTATAACCTTTAGCCTTAGCTTTGGACTGCAACAATAGATAACATTAGTTTGACTATTAGTCTCTGTGGGTTCAataatcttttaaaactacacgatagaCTGTGCACTTACAATCATCATCCGACAGACACGTCTGGacgcgatcaagtttttggcgccattgtCGGGGACAAATTTAGTCAATATTGTGATTCCTTTGTTGCGTAGTATAAACTAAGGCAACAaattttctttttcctttgtcGATTGTATGCCAACCACTCGCTCTCAGAGTAAGGAGTTAGAGCAACCAATTGACGATATCGAGCGTTATCTTAATTTAAAACGCCGAATCAATAAATTTCGTATTAAATACGATCTTCTAGATCCTATTATCCCAATTTCAGAACCGGAACCAATTATGGCCGAAAGACCACAAAACCGTTCGTTGAAGTATTATGTTGTTCCATCGCAAGTAGAACCACATAACAACATTGCTTCCCCTGCCATCAATCGAAATGATTTCGAGTTGAAACCTTCGCTGTTATCAGCCGTCcaacaaaaccaattttcagGTAATCCTACAGACGATCCTAACTTACATTTGTCAGTGTTTGTGAAGTACACAGACACAATGAAAGCAAATAATATCAGTAAAGAAGCGATTAGACTATGTATTTTCCCTTTTTCATTAAGAGATAGAGCCAGAGCTTGGCTCTAATCTCTACCTTCAAACTCTGTAACCACATCGgatgagttgaagaaagtcttcttagcccgatattttccaccaagcaaaacagctatgctaagagctcaaatcaacggatttaAGCAAAAAGACAATGAATCTCTTTTCGACGCttgggaaagatacaaggacatgatgcGACTCTGTCTACACCATGGACTTAAAGAATAGATGATTATTCATACTTTCTATAATGGTATGTTGTATAACACTAAGATGAATTTAAGTGTTGCTGCTGGCGGTGCTCTAATGGACAAACCGTATGACAAAGCTTATGAACTCATAGAGAACATGGCTCAAAATCATTTCCAATGGGGAGGTGAATGTGTTGCTGTAGAAAAACCAACTCTGAAAGGCGAAATGTATGAAGTTAATGGCATAGACTGCGTCAATGCTAAAGTGGATGCGCTTACGCAAAAGATTGAAAGCTTGGCCATAACACCAGTAACTATTGTAGCTGCTATAACACCAAGCTGTGAATTATGTGGAACCCCTGGGCACACTAATGCTGATTGTCAATTATTGGCTGGTTTTGCCACCGACCAAATAAACTATGCTAAAGGAAACCCATATTCAAACACTTACAATCCTGGTTGGAGAAACCATTCGAACTTTTCCTATAAAAGTAACAATGCTTTGTTTCCATCAAACCCAACACCTGCTATTCCACCTGGCTATCAGAAAGGAGCCCCTATTTCTCCACAAGCAcatcatgatggaaaactttatgAATGCCCAAGCTCAACAAAAAAAAGAATTTGCAAATCAAAATGCTCATACGAGTGAACTGATGAAACAATTGTCAAATAAGTTTGATGTtatggctacccataacaaaatgttagaaacccAGGTCTCCCAAGTAGCCAAACAACAAGCCGCAATAGCAGCCCCAGCTGGAGCATTTCCTGGTCAACCAGAACCAAACCCAAAAGGCCATGCTAACGCTATCACACTTAGAAGTGGAACAGAACTAGATGAACCGGTTGACCCAAGAATCCAAAATTAGGCCATGTATCAAAATTCTGGTAAGGGATCCGAAAAGGTAAATGAACCAACCAATGATGGAAAGGAAGACGAAAGCGGAGAGGCAAAAGATAAAGAACCACCTTATGTGCCTCCTCCACCatacaaaccacctataccttatCCCCAAAGACTTATTAAGTCAAAAAATGAAGGACAATTCAAGAAATTCATATAACTTCTGAAGTAACTTAATATCACTATACCATTCACATAAGTTACACAAATTCCTTCATATGCTAAGTTTCTTAAAGAGATTATATCCAACAAGAAAAAGCTTGAGGATGATGAAACCGATATGCTTACTGTCGAGTGTAGCGCTATTATTCAAAACAACATACCTCATAAACTGAAAGACCTAAGTTGTTTTCCAAACCATGTATAATCGGAAAGTTTATCATAGATAAATctctatgcgatttaggagccaATGTTAGTTTAATGCCCTTATCCACATGCGAAAAACTCAATCTAGGAGAATTAATACCAACAAAGATGTCTCTACAACTAGTTGACCGTTCTGTTAAATTTCCAATAGGTATGCTAGAGAACATTCTCGTTTATATAGgacaattctatattcctactGACATTGTAATAATGGATATAAAGAAGGATTACCACATCCCTATTATTTTAGGAAGACCCTTTTTAGCCATAGCCAGAGCCATCATAGATGTGAAGAAAGGTAGgctaacattcgaagttggagaagAAAAAGTTGAATTTCTCTTAGCTAAATTCCTACAAGCACCGACTATAGATGACTCATGTTGTTTCTTACACGTCATCGATGAATGTGTGAAAGAAATTAAGAAGCAACCATATAAGTATACTGAAGTACTGAAGATTCCAACACCTCCTACATTTGAAGATGATAATTGGCATGAGCCATACATAGATGACATTCTGAGAGAACGTCTAGCTCTAACAACAAATCTAGtgccatgcccaaagaaacctTCAATAGAAATCAAAACACTACCCAAAGTTCTAAGGTATGAATTCCTAGACACCAAGCTTGAAAGACCAGTTATAGTCAATGCTGACTTAGGACAGATAGAAACCGAAAAATTACTCcatgtcttaagaaaatatccaacagCTCTAGGCTATAACATCTCCGACTtaaaaggaataagtccctctatatgtatgcatcacattatgctagaggaggaatgtaaaacctctagagagcATCAGAGAAAAGTAAATCCTATCTTGAGTGATGTAGTAAAAAAGGAGGTACAAAAGCTATTAGAAGCATGAATTATATACCCAATATCCGACAGTAACTGCGTCATCCCGATACATGTTGTTCCAAAGAAGGGAGGTGTTACCGTTATTAGTAATGAGAAAGGCAAATCCGTAACAAAAAGAACTCAAACTGGATGGAGAatgtgcatagactatagaaaattaaataaagccACTCGTAAAGATCATTTTCCATTACCTTTCATTGATCAATTGCTTGAACGACTGGATAAACATTCTCAATTCTTCTACTTAGATGGATActcaggattctttcaaattcctatccatcctgatgaccaagaaaagactacTTTCGCATGTCTTTATGGTACATTTGCCTatcgacgaatgtcgtttggactgtgtaatgcccctgcaacaTTTCAGAGATGCATGATTTTGATCTTTGCTGATTTTATAGACAACATAATGGAtgtatttatggatgacttctctaTTTATGGGCAAAGCTTTGAAGGATGTCTTTCGAACCTAGAAATTGTACTTGAGAGATGCATTAAGGTCAATCTCATattaaattgggaaaaatgccatttcatggtctGACAAGGAATTGTACTTGGACATGTTATATCCGACCGAGGAATTGAAGTGGATAAAGGAAAAATCAAAATTATAGAACatcttcaacctccgaaaaccaTTAAAGAAATTCGCAGTTTCTTAGGGCACACtggtttctaccgacgattcattaaagatttctctaaaataacaaaaccaCTAACGGGCTTATTAATGAAAGACGATTAATTGATATTCGACGAAGAGTGCTTAAAAGAGTTTGAACATCTGAAAAATGCTCTTATTACCGCACCTATTGtgaaaccacctgattggagTAAGCCatttgagataatgtgtgacgctagtgattATGCCGTTGGCGCTGTCTTAGGACAAAGAGCagataaaaagcttcatgttattTATTATGCAAGTAGAACCTTAGACAACGCACACATGAACTATGCCACCACAGAAAAAGAACTCCTAATTGTTGTGTTCGCTTTAGATAAATTTTGTTCCTACTTACTAGGTGCCAATATAATTGTCTATACCGACCATGCCGCAATTAGGTACCTTTTAAGTAAGAAGGATGCTAAACCGGGACTTTTAAGATGGATTCTACTCATACAAGAATTTGATCTAGAGATCAAGGATAAGAAAGGCACCGAGAACGTGGTAGCATATCATCTCTCTAGGATTGGGGATCTAAAACCCGAACGAGTGCCCATCAATGAGGATTTTCCTTACGATCGACTTGTAGCCCAGTTAGAAAATGAAAGCGAGATGATAAAATGCTCTTTAATATATAATGACAAAGAAACTAATGAAGTTGTGGAATCTATTTGTACCAAGACCGTcctgccatggtatgctgacttTGTCAACTACTTACCCACTATAGTGCTTCCACCAGACTTAACATACCAGtaaaagaagaaattcttccatgatcTTAAACATTATTATTGGGATGAACCACTATTTTTCAAGAGAGGCGCCAATGGTATTTTCTGTCGATGTGTCCCTGAATCGGAAGTAAATGATATCATATCTCACTTGCATTCTGCATCCTGTGGAGGGCACGCAAGCACCTCGAAGACTTGTGCGAAGATCTTACAATCTAGCCTTTTTTGGCCTAatctatggaaagatgtccacatcgATTAAAAATTGAGACCGGTGCCAACGCATTGGAAATATCTCTAGACGCGATGAGATTCCACTAAGAGGTATCTTAGAATTAGAAGTCTTTGATGTctggggtatagatttcatgagtactttcccatcttcttttggtaacaaatacatactcgttgTAGTTGATTACATATCAAAATGGGTCGAGGAAGTAGCCTCTCCCACTAACGATGCACGAGTAGTAATTAAACTTTTCAAGAATAAAATCTTCCACAGATTCGGTGTACCAAGACTCGTAATTAGCGACGGAGGATCTCACTTCATTTTCAAAATCTTCGAAAGATTGTTGCTTAGatatggagtccgacaccgtgTAGCAACGCCATATCACCCTCAAACAAGTGGAAAAGTTGAAGTTTCCAatagagaaatcaaacaaatattagAGAAAACCTTTTCAACTtctaggaaagattggtctgCAAAACTTCATGAAGCTCTGTGGGCTTATAGGGCAGCTTACAAAACCCCAACAGGAACAACATCATTCAAACTAGTTTATCGTAAATCATGTCACCTGCATGTGGAACTCGAGCATAAAGCTTATTGGGCCATCAATACCCTTAACATGAATTACACAACTGCAGGTGAGAAAAGAATTTTGGATATCCATGAATTAGAAGAACTTAGATTAGATGCCTATGAGAATGCCCGTATTTACAAGGAAAGAACCAAACTGTGGCATGACAAACAAATTACAAGGCGAGAATTCAATGAGGGTAACATAGTCCTTATCTTAAACTCTCGACTCAAATTATTTCTAGGAAAACTTCGTTCTAGATGGTCTGGCCCTTTTGAGGTCATGAGAGCTCTCCAGAGCGGAGTTGTGGAAATAAGAGGTAACACTAATGAACCATTCATTGTAAAAAAATAGTGACTTAAGCACTACCACAATGTAGAAAATAAGGATTTCTGCATGAGCTACAAATTAGAAGAGTTTCCCGCTCTTTCGAAAAATTAACACCATTCCAAATTAATGTCGAGCTCCCGACATTAAACGAAGCACTACGTGGAAGGTAATCCACGATCTTTAGTCTTTATCATTTCTTTTTAGttgttttaatttttaattttatttttattctatGTTTGTTTCTActattattactattattattattattattattattattattattattattattattattattactaacTATTCTAACACTTCTATGCAGTACCTTTTATTAATAGTATACCTTTGTTTACTTTCAGGCTAACATAGCTTGAGATAGCTTATCACTAACTTAGGAGTATGTAGCCTGTTGATAATATGGAGGTTATATTTAGGAGCGAAAACCAGAGGCATAGTTTTGACATTTTAGCAAAGAGGGAAATGACAGTTTCTATATATCCTAATGGATTGACCCTGACTATCTTAGGATTATGAGACAATGTTATGTATCTTCTCAACCAAGTAGGTTGGGATAGTTTTGCTATGAGGAAGAGGTATACCCAATACCGTAGGCTCGCCCTTGAATTCCTGAGTTCCCTTTATTATGACCCTAACAGAGGAATAGGATTTGGTATGGAAGATGCAAAGTTAATTGACACCCAATACCCACAAATGGAAACttggaaagaaaagaaaatggtaaggatgttgaTGTCTAGaagtatagaggtatgattgATTCTCTTCTATATCTTATTGCATCTAGGTCAGACATTATGTTTAGAGTGTGTATGTGCGCTCGTTGTCAATTGACTCCTAAGGAATCACATTTAAAAGCAGTAAAACCCATCCTTAGATACCTTCATGGTACATCTAAGTGTGGACTTTTGTATTCCAAGGGAAGTAATTGTAATTTGGTTAGTTATATCGATTATGATTTTTCCGGTTGCAAATCGGGGAGGAAGAGTACTAGTGGAACTTGCCACATGTTTTCAAACTTCTTAataagttggcatagcaagaaacaagttttCGTTGCTTTGTCAACTGCCGAGGCGGAATATGTagcagccggtagttgttgtgctcaaattttaTGGCTCAAACAATAACTACCTGGTTTTGATATTAAACTACAACATATTCCTATTATGCGCGACAACACCAGTGCTATTAATCTAGCCAAAAATTCGGTGTTACACTCTCGCACTAAGAATATTGAGATACGTCACCACTTCCtactatagcggtaaattcatgaccattaagctatggataaacttaacgtcaataaaaccagtgtcgccaccgcgcttttattgtttccaagggaaaagggaaaagtacgaacaaaacccaaagataagaagttttcaaatcaaaactaataaaatgccagagattacaggtaagggggttggttacacagagggaaagtgttagcacccaaagtgtcctaggtactcctagggagccctttttttgtgcatatgtgtttttgtacaaaatgatatttgcaataaatagagtgtggggatgagaaaagaattcattaattatatttttgtgtttgacaaaaccttcagactcgtgcctacgtaccaacataaaaatgagggatcaaaacctcg is a window of Lathyrus oleraceus cultivar Zhongwan6 chromosome 6, CAAS_Psat_ZW6_1.0, whole genome shotgun sequence DNA encoding:
- the LOC127093732 gene encoding uncharacterized protein LOC127093732, which translates into the protein MSLQLVDRSVKFPIGMLENILVYIGQFYIPTDIVIMDIKKDYHIPIILGRPFLAIARAIIDVKKGRLTFEVGEEKVEFLLAKFLQAPTIDDSCCFLHVIDECVKEIKKQPYKYTEVLKIPTPPTFEDDNWHEPYIDDILRERLALTTNLVPCPKKPSIEIKTLPKVLRFGVPRLVISDGGSHFIFKIFERLLLRYGVRHRVATPYHPQTSGKVEVSNREIKQILEKTFSTSRKDWSAKLHEALWAYRAAYKTPTGTTSFKLVYRKSCHLHVELEHKAYWAINTLNMNYTTAGEKRILDIHELEELRLDAYENARIYKERTKLWHDKQITRREFNEGNIVLILNSRLKLFLGKLRSRWSGPFEVMRALQSGVVEIRGNTNEPFIVKK